In Molothrus ater isolate BHLD 08-10-18 breed brown headed cowbird chromosome 23, BPBGC_Mater_1.1, whole genome shotgun sequence, a single genomic region encodes these proteins:
- the HES5 gene encoding transcription factor HES-5, whose protein sequence is MAPSNALVIHMEEKLLPKEKNKLRKPVVEKMRRDRINSSIEQLKLLLEKEFQRHQPNSKLEKADILEVAVSYLKQQSQLQDQKAFIHKSPEQDFNSGYLRCLREAMHFLSYYEPKKETQVQLIKHFCKAQLAADASYSAALPGSPLSPCVLPRKQPAQKSLAAAPTIWRPW, encoded by the exons ATGGCTCCCAGCAATGCTCTCGTGATCCACatggaggagaagctgctgccaaaggaaaagaataaa CTGAGGAAGCCGGTGGTGGAGAAAATGCGCCGGGACCGGATTAACAGCAGCATCGAGCAGctgaagctgctcctggagaaggAGTTCCAGAGGCACCAGCCCAACTCCAAGCTGGAGAAAGCCGACATCCTGGAAGTGGCTGTCAGCTACctgaagcagcagagccagctgcaggACCAAAAAG cttTCATCCAcaagagcccagagcaggactTTAACAGCGGGTACCTGCGGTGCCTCAGGGAAGCCATGCACTTTCTGTCCTACTACGAGCCCAAGAAGGAGACCCAGGTGCAGCTGATCAAGCACTTCTGCAAGGCTCAGCTGGCTGCAGATGCCTCCtactctgcagctctgcctggctccccCCTGTCTCCCTGTGTGCTCCCCAGAAAACAGCCTGCCCAGaagagcctggctgctgctcccaccatCTGGAGACCCTGGTAG